Proteins found in one Oncorhynchus gorbuscha isolate QuinsamMale2020 ecotype Even-year linkage group LG15, OgorEven_v1.0, whole genome shotgun sequence genomic segment:
- the LOC123997112 gene encoding transmembrane protein 161A-like, whose amino-acid sequence MALIGVQLVVSLLAASIMQRMAPHCSFARWLLCNGSLFRFKHPSEGELCALAGKQMPSKPSKRDRRQNGDSKPLTVPKDIDLHLEKAPVGVLDALVLRFFLEYQWLIDFAVYAMGIYLFTEGYFCVVDPAKEVHIGAIWCVLTVLCCLKTLHSLMGHYFRSDEGGERSVCLAFGFLSLLVAMLVLVVREDYLEFGLEPGFNSLFDNLEVFAKHQGFAEWSVPVTKLTVKLGLAAICAFIGALLAFPGLRLAQTHLDAVQMNSDRPFIQMLLHMSFLAPVVVIVLWIKPIARDFLGNAPMGKTSVTLISSAVFDSVRLWTVVVLCCLRLALTRYHMQAYLNLSQKWVDQMKKEAGRIAAIDIQRKVTRVFCYLTIVTLQYMVPVLLILFSTLALKALGDFSWSGAEQAPGVTPALVMPTVSPVLPGLEEDEEGVEDMEEDIQATVARLTEGFSALRSVLTPLFFRGLFAFLTWWVAACQVISSLFGIYFHQYLMQN is encoded by the exons ATG GCGCTGATTGGAGTGCAGCTGGTGGTCAGCTTGCTGGCTGCTAGCATCATGCAGAGAATGGCTCCACACTGTTCATTTGCCCGCTGGCTCCTGTGCAATGGCAG TCTTTTCCGGTTCAAACACCCCTCTGAGGGAGAGCTGTGTGCCCTAGCTGGAAAACAGATGCCCAGCAAGCCCAGCAAGAGAGACAG GAGACAGAACGGGGACAGCAAGCCTCTCACAGTTCCCAAGGACATTGACCTTCACTTAGAAAAAGCTCCAGTCGGCGTCCTTGATGCCCTTG tACTGCGATTCTTCCTGGAGTACCAGTGGTTGATTGACTTTGCAGTGTATGCCATGGGCATCTACCTTTTCACTGAGGGCTACTTTTGTGTAGTGGACCCTGCCAAGGAGGTCCACATTGGGGCCATCTGGTGTGTGCTGACCGTTCTCTGCTGCCT GAAAACCCTCCACTCCCTGATGGGCCACTACTTCAGGTCTGACGAGGGAGGCGAGCGCTCGGTGTGCCTGGCCTTTGGCTTCCTGTCTCTGCTGGTGGCCATGCTGGTGCTGGTGGTCAGAGAGGACTACCTGGAGTTTGGCCTGGAGCCTG GTTTTAACAGTCTTTTTGACAACCTTGAGGTTTTCGCAAAACATCAAGGCTTTGCTGAGTGGTC AGTCCCTGTGACCAAGCTGACTGTGAAGTTGGGTCTGGCTGCCATCTGTGCTTTTATTGGTGCTTTGCTGGCCTTCCCTGGCCTCCGcctagcccagacccacctggaCGCAGTTCAGATGAACTCAGACCGCCCATTCATCCA AATGTTGTTGCACATGAGCTTCCTGGCCCCAGTTGTGGTGATCGTGTTGTGGATCAAACCCATTGCTAGGGATTTCCTGGGGAACGCTCCAATGGGGAAGACCTCAGTCACcct TATTTCAAGTGCGGTGTTTGACAGTGTTCGTCTGTGGACAGTGGTGGTTCTGTGCTGCCTGAGGCTGGCCCTCACCCGCTACCACATGCAAGCCTACCTCAACCTTTCCCAGAAGTGGGTGGACCAGATGAAGAAGGAGGCGGGGCGCATTGCCGCCATCGACATCCAGAGGAAG GTGACCCGTGTGTTCTGCTACCTGACCATAGTCACCCTGCAGTACATGGTCCCTGTTCTACTCATCCTCTTCTCTACTCTGGCTCTGAAGGCCCTTG GTGACTTCTCATGGAGTGGTGCAGAGCAGGCTCCGGGGGTGACCCCTGCCCTGGTAATGCCCACGGTCTCTCCCGTCCTGCCAGGGCTGGAGGAGGACGAAGAGGGGGTGGAGGACATGGAGGAGGACATCCAGGCCACGGTGGCCCGTCTAACCGAGGGCTTCTCGGCCCTGCGCTCCGTCCTCACCCCCCTCTTCTTCAGAGGCCTCTTTGCCTTCCTCACCTGGTGGGTGGCCGCCTGCCAAGTCATCAGCAGCCTGTTTGGCATTTACTTCCACCAGTACCTCATGCAGAACTGA